In one Corallococcus sp. EGB genomic region, the following are encoded:
- a CDS encoding metallophosphoesterase, with product MPISFGMPSLKLAHLSDLHLDMSRESDASASSLVKALAAQEVDHVVVTGDLTHRGSRAEFQRFREHFAPWLETGRLTFIPGNHDRPGEDVGSGFMQGRKVHTVETAGLFLVCVDSTGEHNRNYFHSHGELTEGVVDEVDRALEAAPRDALVAVLLHHHVLPLPLESFPEWIATKFGLPHASELALGKPLLERVGGRCDLVLHGHRHIPSEADLGTPGERALRVYNSGSSADLMRFRVFHHMAGRLVGEPTWCQAAEPARPRTAVHNVRPALQYLVGQLGIALF from the coding sequence ATGCCTATCTCCTTCGGTATGCCCTCCCTGAAGCTGGCGCATCTTTCGGATCTCCACCTGGACATGAGCCGCGAGAGTGATGCTTCCGCGTCCTCCCTGGTGAAGGCCCTCGCGGCGCAGGAGGTGGATCACGTGGTGGTCACGGGAGACCTCACGCACCGCGGATCCCGCGCCGAGTTCCAGCGCTTCCGTGAACACTTCGCGCCCTGGTTGGAGACCGGACGCCTCACTTTCATCCCAGGCAACCATGACCGGCCCGGCGAGGATGTGGGCAGCGGGTTCATGCAGGGCCGCAAGGTCCACACGGTGGAGACGGCGGGACTCTTCCTGGTCTGCGTGGACTCCACCGGTGAGCACAACCGCAACTATTTCCACAGCCACGGAGAGCTGACGGAAGGCGTCGTGGACGAGGTGGACCGCGCGCTGGAGGCCGCGCCCAGGGACGCGCTGGTCGCGGTGCTGCTGCACCACCACGTGCTGCCGCTGCCGCTGGAGAGCTTCCCGGAGTGGATCGCCACGAAGTTCGGCCTGCCCCACGCGTCGGAGCTCGCGTTGGGCAAGCCGCTGCTGGAGCGCGTGGGCGGCCGGTGTGACCTGGTGCTGCACGGCCACCGCCACATCCCCAGCGAGGCGGACCTGGGCACGCCGGGCGAGCGCGCGTTGCGCGTCTACAATTCGGGCAGCAGCGCGGACCTGATGCGCTTCCGCGTCTTCCACCACATGGCCGGCCGGCTGGTGGGCGAGCCCACGTGGTGCCAGGCGGCGGAACCCGCCAGACCGCGCACGGCGGTCCACAACGTCAGGCCCGCCCTCCAGTACCTGGTGGGCCAGCTGGGCATCGCGCTGTTCTAG